Genomic segment of Xenopus laevis strain J_2021 chromosome 4S, Xenopus_laevis_v10.1, whole genome shotgun sequence:
tctctgggtccAATGCAGCCCTAATACTGGCCCTGTGCATTCCAATTTGCTCCTTGAGCTGTGCTATAGTTTTCCCACAATATATTAGGCCACAGGGACACTTGATTAAATAGACAACCATAGTGGTGGTGCATGTCATTCGCTGcttaattgcatattttttgcCTGTACGTGGGTGTGTGAAATTGGAGCCTAAGATCAGGCTGCTGCACATTACACAACTGCTGCATTTGAATACACCAGGGCGTTGTGCTAGGAAATGTTCGGTCAGGGGTTTTGTGTACTTAGTTAGCTACCATGTCTGAAGGACTTAAGCTTTCTTTCAAACTCCTTACCTTTTTATAACTAAATTTAAGTCGGGAGGGGGGGTAACTTCTTATGTATTGTCTCATCACTGGAGACCAATTGccattgtttcaatacacactgtCGCTTAAAGCTTGATGCTTCCCCATACCTACTTACGTAGTACATGTCCTCTGTATACCCTTTCTTTGCTTTCATACATTCCTGTTCAAGCAACATCTCATCTCTATCTAAGTTAAGGGCCCATTCCATAACCTCTTGTATCAGTGCAGAGGGATAACCGCTTTCCAAAAATCTGTCAGCCATGGTGGTtaaatcttccttttttttttatgccaatcGCTGTCAATGCGTACCACCGTAAGCATCTGTGATTTAGGTAGCGAGTCTAACAAGTGCTTAGGTTGAAAGTGTATAAGGGTGGTGATAAACTGAATTCTTGTATATATGTTAAACCCACCGACAGGAATACGATTTTGCATTATCACAGTAACCACCCTAAGCACTTGTTAGACTCACTACCTATATTTGGTGAGCACAAACAATTGCGATTTAAGGGGTGAAACATTAGAATGGCATAGGGttaaggtttaaaatactaataaCATACATGCTCAGTACCTGTTAAATTTTTATGGCAATATGCCGGACGTAGCCCTGCTTTTGATTCAACCAATGCAGATGTGCAGGGCTTGAATGTTTTTGTTGTGAGGAATGCCATTTTACCTGTCCCATGCATACAatacaattaattttattatttatgttgaaTGGTTTTGAGGACACCCAATCAGCTATTTTATATGatgtttaattaaaacattataagtattatgttaaattgtttcttttttttaaactttaaggcAACAACGCTTCCAAAAATTCCATGCTCAAGGCTTGCTCTGCAGTATTTTGATATTAACTACAGTATGCAGTTCGGCGATCTGTGGCCTTCGATTCGTATTAGTCTTCTCACAGAACAAAAGTATGGGGCTCTTGTCAATAATTTCTCCCACAAAGAGACCGTATTGAATAATCTCAGTGCTTTAAAAGCAAAAGACTTTATCTCTGAGGCTCAAAGTGTGATATCGTTATTGCAAACACAAAACAATGTGGACACCTCAGAAAAAATGGTATTTACTGAAGTGCCTTTGAATCTGGTTGGAGAGAAAAACGACGCAGAGCAAACTCAAGCAACAAACCTGTTATCGTCTCTTTCTAATTCAAAACTCACATGTTTCACATTTTCCAGGGGTGATATCAGTCGCTTTCCACAATCAAGGTgatctattttgtattttattaatttatttttaaaacactgcTGAACAGGATTTACTTATACAATTTGCTTACTTTTGTTTCAGGTCAGACTGCTTTGGACTACTAGAGTATTACTTGATGGATGCTGCCTCACTATTGCCTGTTTTGGCTCTTGACATACAGCATGGTCATAGTGTGCTTGATCTTTGTGCGGCACCGGGAGGAAAGACTTTGGCACTTTTACAAACTGAAAATTGTCGTATGTAATTACTTGCTATacactttatatatattaatttataaataggtttaaagggtttgttcaccttccaaacacattttccagttcagtttgctattttttttgtattattgaagtttcatttttcaccctcCGTCTCCCTGAAGAACCGCCATGataggggtcaccgactctgtaaatTGATCTAGTTGATCTATTTCTTGTATTTTGCCTTgccaattagtgatgtgtgggctgggtCAAAACCCACAGGTCGGGCGGATATGGGCCGACATCTCCACAGGATTTACAGGTTGCTGGCAGGCTTGTGCTGAGCTCTCCCTTCCACCCTCCCTGCATATTACCTTTCTCTGCTCGGCTTCCACCTCTGGCAGCCTCTATTTATTGGTGTGTTCCTGCGCACCCTGCCTATTTCATTGTCCTCCTGGATTACAGAGGTGCTGGACTGAAACACGAGAGGAAGGAACATAGTTTAAACAAAATAGAAAGTCTTTGAAAAGTctttgaactacccctttaaattagaTGCCTGAATTTGATGCTTTGGTTCTATAAATGACCATGACATAATTCAGAAGAATATTCAGATTGAGAGAGTTCCTGATTTGAGTTTCTGATTTCACTTTGTTTTTCAGGAATTAATTGCTCTGGCTTGCTGcagaatgaaatttaaaaaaaaaaaaaaaagattttaggcAGAGAGCTCttaattttgccaaaaacccaCTTGTGGAGAAAaaataacactaaaaaatgtattataaattatttataatttatttaaaaattattataaaattattttaaaatgtaatttagcaGCAAGCCAGAGAAATTGATTGCTGAAAAACCAAGTGAGGTCAGGAActcaattttgttttcatcaattaGTTGCCTGACCATGGATGGTTGAATGTATTATCTGctccttagggggttatttttcaaaaatcaagTTTGCCGTTTTTCCGCTATTCTGAAGCTCTGAAtagttgaaatttattaaagaagaaTAATGTGAAACGTCACCAGTAACAAACGGGGAAGTAAAAGCTGGCGTGGTtctgtagaagttaatgggaatagTCTCAAGAAATCATATTAATTGCATGGTTTCTTCCTTTAAATACCTTGGATTTCTGCTGAGCTgtctcccccccccaccagcgGCAGCTTTCCCTACTTggggaaaaaatgtgaatttgcaaaAAGGCTGAGGTATTTGAGGAAGAAACCATGCAAGAGTTTTGGAATTCTTGCGTGGTTTTTGTTAGCAGATGCTCGAGCACAAGCATCTCCGTGTAAAGATTTATGTgaacatcatacatcatacatgtAACATACAAAATCCATACACAGAAAATATAGCTGCTGTTTTTTGCCTTGTGGTCTTTAACTGCTCAACACGAGTATGATCAGTGTAACAACCCCGTTTTATAGTTCGCAGATTGCACTTgaatagtatataaaaaaaaattctaatttgtctAGTAATTATAATTCAAGATTAAGCCATGGATACAGGTTTACAGGATACAGACACATACGATATGTTGTTTCTGATACAATTCTGAAACTCTTTTCCAGATAGCTCAATGCTTGACAGCTATGACATATAGCATCTCAGATTACCATGTAATAGCTAtgtcaaaatacattgaagttagGTTGGGAAAGGGGATAAGAAAGGAgagagtaaagctccccatagacgcgacgattcttcttgccgaacgacctattttagggaagcctgaccaattatcgtgtggttagtggtattcgaacgatcgtacatcttacgatttttcggccgacatctgtagggaaattgatcggccaggtcaaaaaatctttgtcggtcccagtgcaatctctctatgtttgcagggccaagcaggcagctcccctttgttttcctggtaaattggtctttttagttgatggtaaattcatacgatcgttctgagaagatcgtggtctcacgatcaggatctgatcttttaaaaatctcaacatctatggccagcttaagagtgttCAGTTTCCGTTCTGCATGTACTTAGCAATTCAGTGGGGCTCatgtataaacactgggcaaatttgcacctgagcagtaacccatagtaaccaatcagtgactgactttttacaggcagctgcgggttaaacaatgaaagcaaacatttgactgGTTGCcataggtgcaaatttgcccagtgtttataaatgagcccagtgtGTTTTatggggtttaattaatgttttaataaattttgagtagacttacagtatgtagattcaaattatggaaataaaccttgtctggaaaacccctggtcccaagcattctgaataacaggcccacacttatataaaagaataattcTTCTGTATGTAGGTATAATTGCCTAACAAACTACATTTCTGTGCATTTTCAGAAATATTAGATTGTATTATCAATATGTGCCTTATAAATATTTTAGATTCTTTTTACAGCCTGCTCTTCTCCCAAACAGAATATCTTGCTGCCAATGACTTGTCAACTTCCCGAAGTAGCCGACTCCACAGAGTTTTGCATAGCTATGTTCCCAGAGACCAACGTGCAGAGCATAAAGTGCGCATCACATCGTGGGATGGAAGGCTGTGGGGAGATTTGGAGGCTAGTACATATGACATGGTCAGTTTGATGCACATGCTTATCTAAGTAATTATGCAGGGCATACATTTTTAGAATGCTAATACCAGAATCTTTACCATATTACCTAAAAAAATGTCATCTTACTTTTGTTGCTGccgttttattttttatgctaaAATAGCAGAGCctactgtatgtatgcatataACATTCTTTGATATCAATACTTTATTAATGCTGTGCTTTATGGGTATTTGCTTATGTTGGCTATATAGGTGTTGGTAGATGTCCCTTGTACCACTGACCGGCATTCCCttttagaagaagaaaacaaCATTTTCCATCGTATAAGGACTAAGCAGCGACAGATGTTGCCATTGCTTCAAACAGAACTGCTTGTGTAAGTAGTATGGCATTATTACATTGTCAAAGACAGCCTGACATTGACAATAAAATGGTATCAATGTCCTTTCTTGAATATGAGAACATATTTACTGGAGGTATTGCACTAGATGAAAGGTTTCTGTGTTACACAACAGCTTGCTCGGTGCAAGGTGTTTGCCAACTTATTGAGATAACTACTATAGCAATTGTTTATTAACCTCTTACAGACCtgtgtgaatgtttttttattacatcaaGCAGTGAAACTTTTTTGTATATATGagcatatattaaaggaacagttgagtgtaaaaataaaaacttggtaaatagacaggctgtgcaaaattaaaaatgtttgtaatatagttagttagccagaaatttaatgtataaagactggagtgactggatgtgtaacagaacaaaacccaacttcctgcttttcagctatctAACTATgggttagtcagcgactttaagggggggcgacatgggccataactgttcagtgagtttgcaattgattcttagcatgcagctcagattcaaaagcaacagttatgacccatgtggcctcccctcaagtcactgattggttactgcctggtatcagtggaaaccaagagagctgcaaagcaggtagtagtattctggctattaagacatccactccagcctttatacattacatttttgactaactatgttgaattttttttttattttgcacagcctatttacgcagttttttataatgaacaattcctttaattgttTAATGTATAAGAATATACATATCAATAAAATTGTAACATACCTCATCTTGTTTTTAATCAAGGACAATATATAACAGCAGTtaggcaggatatatatatatatatatatatatatatatatatatatatatatatatatatagttgaacttgatggacgtgtgtctttttcacaATGTTATTCATTATGTTACTAATAAGCAGCTATATGTTTCCTCAGATCTGGCCTTCGTGCTGTGAGGCCAGGAGGAGAAGTGGTGTACTCCACCTGTTCTTTGTCACAGTTGCAGAATGAGTGTGTTGTGCAGAGGGCAATTGAGCTTGCAGCTACTGATCATGGAGTTCTCGTTAAACCCCAGGACCTTAGCTGCTTCAGGGAAGTCTTCAAGAACACTTTCAATTTCTTTCAAGATTGCCGTGTAGGTGAATTAGTTGTTCCTCATCTCACAGCAAATTTTGGACCTATGTTCTTTTGTAAACTTctaagaattaaataaaaaaactctgtCATCAGCTCTAACACTGAAAGCTGCAAGTGGTTATGGAATGTAGTTGTGTGAACAGTggcatgtttttttaatactttgataTATTCTAACTGAGgacaacacaatatatatataaatatatatataaatatatatatatatatatatattaataaaaaaaaattgtaaattttggTTGCTGTATTCAATTTCTTTACACAATGGAGCAAGCAAAATGtgtttgggggggaaaaaagcttATTGTATGGGttattgcattttctgttttttctccccaaatctccttccaaaatgttttttccatttctgttgttttcagattaaccagaaataacaacttgctttccatcttttagttTCACGTTCCAGTCTCTGGAACATgaaatggctaagaggttggaacAGTGTTTAAACGAGGCAATGAGAGTGGGTGAGCTAAAGAAGTAAGAGGAAGCTAGGGTAGAATGGGCAGTGGGATCATGgtggaggagtgaggggggcatacagtttaccagctaaggaggtccttCTGTTACAATGAAAACAGGCTAATACTAGCTTAAGATATAATTCTTCATTaagtaatgtaaattacaaaatgaaaaattagtatgtatgctggcaaatgcatggagtttgtcaggtaaaatgggagagctagagttaattgcatgctctaaaaattatgatatagttggtatcactgagacctggtgggatgaaacatgtgattgggctgtgaatttaaatggtcaCACCCTATTTAGgtgggacagagggattaaaaagggtggaggagtgtgtttgtatgtaaagcctgaattaaaaccatgctctaaagaaataaccattgatggcactggggagggtgtggaatccctcagggtagagatttcgactggggaAAAAGGTTACAGAGACAATTGTCATTGGGGTATTCTACAAACCATATTAAGTGGGAattgcttttcacagggttaaacacagaacaaaatgtctttaaaatgctgcataataaatatacgtcagtatattccccttgtaagcaaggagcgttgttgcaaaacaaaatgatgcaatagaagtgttggtgttaaggtgggtaagaaaagacaatTGAGATGGAAAATGATCTTGCAGCAAgtagtaaaaataatccaaagttatttttaaaatataaaaattgtaaaaaaattaagcaggaaggggtttGACCCTTAATACGATAGGGgtgtcagctggttgatgagaacagaaaacaagcagagattctgaactgttatttttcatctgtctacacaaatgaggaaccagttaatgaaggtttccttctcaatagtccaaattctagcactacaactaatgatgcatggttcaaaagagactagaacatgttaagaaaaCAAAGATTTTGGAATTCATCCCAAGGTACTAAGcaaacttagctctgtgattgccaaacctctttacttgaTTTTTCACGATTCATTGAAATCCGGCATGGTGttgagagactggtgaattgctaatgtggtgctactatttaaaaagggatccagttctcagcctcaaaactataggccggttagtctgacgtcaaTGGTAGGaaagggataagatactttaaTACAAGTAATAATAATGTgcgtttgtgccagcatggtttaatgATTAACAGATCTTGCTAGTGGATGTAAtctatttagactttgctaaagcatttgatacagtgccacacggGAAGGTTacaggttaaattaaggaatgttggcctggatcatagtatttgtacctggatagagaactggctaaaagatagactacaaagtgtggtggtaaatggaacattttctaattggatcagtgttgttagtggagtaccacagggctctgtacgtGGTCCtttacttttcaacttgtttattaatgacctggaggtgggcattgaagcCCTGTTTATatctttgctgatgatacaaaattgtgcatcCATGCAGGACGTTGCCACtgttgactaaattggaaaactgggcatcaaactgcaaaatgaggttcaatgttgataaatgcaaggttatgcactttggcaaaaataatataaatgtaagttatacactagatggcagtgtgttgggagttatTTTGAGAATGATCTAGGGCAttgtctaattccgggcagtgtcattctgtggccactaaagcaaataaagttctgtcttgcataaaaaagggcataagcTCAAGGGATAACAGCTTAATTTTGCCTcgttataggtccctggtaaggcctcatctggagtatgcagtgcagttttggactccagtccttacgagggatataaatgagctggagagagtgcagagacgtgcaactaaactggttaggggggaTGGAagtcttaaattatgagggtagactgtcaaggttggggttgttttctctggaaaaaaggtgcttgcgaggggacatgataacACAAGAGGACATTATTGACAAAttgtaggggacctttttacccataaagaggccacccctttagactagaggaaaagaactttcatttgaagcagtgtttgtggctcttcacagtgagggcagtgaggttgtggaatgccctgccagatgtttttgtgtcttttttttaccatattcaactatgtaactatgtatgtccCTTTGATTTTGGACCTGGTAAGAAAGATTAAGAAGAAGCTTAATTTTAATCCTGAAGGGCCAGAGAAGCTCTAACCTCTTTAACCAGCAGTTGGATAAGAGCGAAGTCAAAAGAAGAATGTATCTCTTCTTCCTGATCTGATGATAAAAAGCTTTGATCATCTGAAGCTCGAGCTGCAAATGTATAATCTGGGGTACAGTCTATCTTCAACTGTAGCTTTCTTGTCGAAGAACCATTACTGCGTTCCCTATCAACAACCTCCCTACTCCATGCAGGGACATCCATGCTAGAGCCTTAAATTAAGCCTGAGGCTgtagctagggatgggcgaattttttcgccttgtttcaccacggaatggatgcccatagacttgtatggtgtcatgCGCCAAAAAaaagtgtgtcaaaaaaaatttgcagcgcgacaattttttttatatattctttatttttcagtacAAAAAGCATTTCACAAATAGATGACCAGCATGAAGTGGGTGGATGAGTCCACAAAGATAAAATGAAATATCATACAACTCTCACAATATTCAAACATCAACTTTGCGAATAACACAATATTGCCAAGTAGTATAGATATAAAATTATTCAGAGA
This window contains:
- the nsun4.S gene encoding 5-methylcytosine rRNA methyltransferase NSUN4 (The RefSeq protein has 1 substitution compared to this genomic sequence), coding for MSACRGFLLRRINDSCLTFRRHKFKKKWATTLPKIPCSRLALQYFDINYSMQFGDLWPSIRISLLTEQKYGALVNNFSHKETVLNNLSALKAKDFISEAQSVISLLQTQNNVDTSEKMVFTEVPLNLVGEKNDAEQTQATNLLSSLSNSKLTCFTFSRGDISRFPQSRSDCFGLLEYYLMDAASLLPVLALDIQHGHSVLDLCAAPGGKTLALLQTENCQYLAANDLSTSRSSRLHRVLHSYVPRDQRAEHKVRITSWDGRLWGDLEASTYDRVLVDVPCTTDRHSLLEEENNIFHRIRTKQRQMLPLLQTELLVSGLRAVRPGGEVVYSTCSLSQLQNECVVQRAIELAATDHGVLVKPQDLSCFREVFKNTFNFFQDCRVGELVVPHLTANFGPMFFCKLLRIK